The following coding sequences lie in one Pectobacterium sp. A5351 genomic window:
- a CDS encoding tRNA/rRNA methyltransferase, with the protein MSDSFNSKSGKVRVMYVRSDDEGEKENKNKRPVDKARRGDRRDGGGSRDPREKPKHPRDVNPRYARENPSRDGESNKTPWGNKDRNERSGDRPRRPRGEETGGYESPWKTVSRAPGDSETPDHGGITGKSQIDPEQLRRQRQEETRVYGENACQALFKNRSEVIVRAWFLQEVTPRFRDALRWMAANRKAYHVVEEEELIKASGTEHHGGVCFLIKKRQGMDVREYLKTAGEHDCVLALEDVGNPHNLGGIMRSCAHFGVKGILVQDAALLESGAAVRTAEGGAEHVKAINADDFLSVLAEFRRAGYTIVTTSSHKGTALSQATLPAKTVIVLGQEGDGLSDSAWQQGDVKVSIGGTGKVESLNISVATGILLSEWWRQNQA; encoded by the coding sequence ATGAGCGATTCATTCAATAGTAAAAGCGGCAAAGTCCGTGTGATGTACGTCCGCAGTGATGATGAGGGCGAGAAAGAGAATAAAAACAAGCGCCCAGTTGACAAAGCTCGTCGTGGCGATCGGCGTGATGGCGGCGGTTCACGAGATCCGCGTGAAAAGCCGAAGCATCCGCGCGACGTTAACCCGCGCTATGCCCGGGAAAATCCGTCCCGCGACGGCGAGAGTAATAAAACGCCGTGGGGCAATAAAGATCGTAACGAACGCAGCGGCGATCGTCCTCGTCGTCCGCGTGGTGAAGAAACTGGGGGGTATGAATCCCCGTGGAAAACCGTGTCTCGTGCGCCGGGCGACAGCGAAACGCCGGATCACGGCGGTATTACGGGCAAAAGCCAGATCGATCCTGAGCAACTGCGTCGCCAGCGTCAGGAAGAAACACGTGTTTACGGCGAGAATGCCTGTCAGGCGCTGTTTAAAAACCGTTCTGAGGTGATTGTTCGCGCCTGGTTCCTGCAAGAAGTGACGCCGCGTTTCCGCGATGCACTGCGCTGGATGGCGGCAAACCGCAAGGCTTACCACGTTGTGGAAGAGGAAGAGCTGATTAAGGCCTCCGGTACTGAACACCACGGCGGCGTCTGCTTCCTGATTAAAAAGCGTCAGGGCATGGATGTGCGTGAGTACCTGAAAACAGCGGGTGAGCACGACTGTGTACTGGCGCTGGAAGATGTGGGTAACCCGCACAACCTCGGCGGCATTATGCGCAGCTGCGCGCATTTCGGCGTAAAAGGTATTCTGGTGCAGGATGCGGCGCTGCTGGAATCCGGTGCGGCCGTGCGTACGGCAGAAGGCGGGGCGGAACACGTTAAAGCGATTAACGCTGACGATTTCCTGTCCGTGCTGGCGGAATTCCGTCGCGCTGGCTACACCATCGTGACCACATCCAGTCATAAAGGCACGGCATTGTCGCAGGCGACGCTTCCGGCGAAAACCGTGATCGTGCTGGGGCAGGAAGGGGATGGTCTGTCTGATAGCGCCTGGCAACAGGGGGATGTGAAAGTCTCTATCGGCGGTACTGGTAAGGTTGAAAGTCTGAATATTTCGGTCGCAACGGGCATTTTGCTGTCCGAATGGTGGCGACAGAATCAGGCCTGA
- a CDS encoding tRNA-uridine aminocarboxypropyltransferase, whose amino-acid sequence MDNAVLRLRQQRLEQSTKPFRARGCRVVRCQQCLLPATNCLCHTIQVQPSRSRFCLVMFDTEPLKPSNTGRLIADILPETQAFRWSRTDPDPELLATLQNPDVQPYLVFLADAAEEGRQVFHQLPATEKPALFVLLDGTWPEARKMFRKSPYLDNLPILSLNVEALSRYQLREASNAGQHCTAEIAIALLAQAGDTVAADALSQHFDRFRRHYLAGKSHHSVRENLPIVTAQPAESV is encoded by the coding sequence ATGGACAATGCCGTACTCCGCCTGCGCCAGCAGCGTCTTGAGCAGTCAACTAAACCGTTCCGCGCCCGTGGCTGCCGCGTCGTACGCTGCCAGCAGTGTTTGTTGCCCGCCACCAACTGTCTGTGCCACACCATTCAGGTGCAGCCATCCCGCAGCCGCTTCTGCCTGGTGATGTTTGATACCGAGCCGTTAAAGCCGAGCAATACCGGACGTCTTATCGCCGATATTCTCCCTGAGACGCAGGCGTTTCGCTGGTCACGCACCGATCCCGATCCCGAGTTGCTTGCTACTCTGCAAAACCCGGACGTTCAGCCGTATCTGGTTTTCCTTGCCGATGCCGCGGAAGAAGGACGCCAGGTGTTTCACCAGCTTCCCGCAACGGAAAAGCCCGCCCTGTTTGTCTTGCTTGATGGTACCTGGCCGGAAGCACGTAAAATGTTCCGCAAAAGCCCTTATCTGGACAATCTGCCGATCCTGTCGCTGAATGTAGAGGCACTGTCCCGCTATCAACTGCGTGAAGCCAGCAACGCAGGACAACACTGCACCGCCGAGATTGCTATCGCTCTGCTCGCTCAGGCAGGCGACACCGTTGCGGCTGACGCGCTATCGCAGCACTTTGACCGTTTCCGGCGACACTATCTGGCGGGGAAATCGCACCACAGCGTGCGGGAAAATTTACCCATCGTCACAGCACAACCGGCAGAAAGCGTTTAG
- a CDS encoding bifunctional acetate--CoA ligase family protein/GNAT family N-acetyltransferase, translated as MSQRGLEALLRPKSIAVLGASEKPGRAGFLMMKNLLDGHFSGPVLPVTPKYRAVCGVLAYPTVASLPMTPDLAVICTNASRNLTLLEELGQKGCKTVIILSAPPTQFSELKTCAVRYHMRLLGPNSLGLLAPWQGLNASFSPVPIMKGKLAFISQSAAVSNTILDWAQQRGIGFSYFIALGDSLDIDVDDLLDFLARDGKTSAILLHLEHISDARRFLSASRSASRNKPILVIKSGRSQQAQQLLNDQRHGLDAAYDAAIQRAGLLRVRDTHELFSAVETLSHLRPLRGERLMLVSNGASPAAQALDQLLSRQGKLAQLSEAPRQALQEALPQTVTIGNPLDLRDDATAARYQAAISVLLDSDDVDALLIIHAPSAAAPGTDSAAQLITLFQQHPRGKRITLLTNWCGEFSSQEARRLFNDAGIPTYRTPEGAVTAFMHIVEYRRNQKQLKETPALPLDLGINASQAHALIHQALSDGVTQLDTHEVQPILQAYGLNTLPTWIAGDSAEAVHIAEQIGYPVAIKLRSPDIPHKSEVQGVMLYLRTAREVQQAADAILDRVKHTYPQARIYGLLVQSMANRAGAQELRIAVEQDPVFGPLIMLGEGGVEWQEKQAAVALPPLNMTLARYLVLQAVKGGKIREYSALRPLDIPALSRLLVQVSNLILDCPEISRLDIHPLLASGDAFTLLDVTLHLTPFSGDPQSRLAIRPYPHELEETVILKNGEHCLFRPILPEDEPLLSSFIARVTKEDLYYRYFSEINEFTHEDLANMTQIDYDREMAFVAVRQLGGETEIIGVTRAISDPDNTDAEFAVLVRSDLKGLGLGRRLLEKLIDYARAHGLSRLTGITMPHNQGMIQLSKKLGFHIDVQLEEGIVTLELPLKD; from the coding sequence ATGAGCCAGCGCGGATTGGAAGCACTGTTACGCCCTAAGTCTATTGCCGTTCTCGGCGCATCCGAAAAGCCGGGAAGAGCCGGTTTTCTGATGATGAAAAACTTGTTGGACGGCCATTTCAGCGGCCCCGTGCTGCCTGTTACACCGAAATATCGTGCCGTTTGCGGCGTACTGGCCTATCCGACTGTCGCCAGCCTGCCTATGACACCCGACCTTGCCGTGATTTGCACCAACGCCAGCCGTAATCTGACGCTGTTAGAGGAACTGGGACAGAAAGGCTGCAAGACCGTCATCATTCTCTCCGCACCGCCGACCCAGTTCAGCGAATTAAAAACCTGCGCGGTGCGCTATCACATGCGCCTGCTTGGTCCCAACAGCCTCGGGCTACTCGCCCCCTGGCAAGGCCTGAATGCCAGTTTCTCCCCAGTCCCGATTATGAAAGGCAAACTGGCATTTATTTCGCAGTCAGCCGCTGTGTCCAACACCATATTGGACTGGGCGCAACAGCGCGGTATTGGCTTTTCCTATTTCATCGCTCTGGGCGACAGCCTGGATATTGATGTCGACGATCTGCTAGATTTTCTGGCACGCGATGGCAAAACCAGCGCGATTCTGCTGCACCTGGAACACATCAGCGATGCCCGCCGCTTCCTTTCCGCCTCTCGGAGCGCCTCCCGAAATAAACCGATATTGGTGATCAAAAGCGGGCGCAGCCAGCAGGCACAGCAACTGCTGAATGACCAACGCCACGGTCTGGATGCCGCTTATGACGCAGCCATTCAACGTGCAGGTTTGCTGCGGGTACGGGATACGCATGAGCTGTTTTCCGCAGTGGAAACCTTAAGTCACCTGCGACCGCTACGCGGTGAACGCTTGATGTTGGTGAGCAACGGTGCGTCACCGGCCGCACAGGCGCTGGATCAGCTTCTCAGCCGACAAGGCAAACTGGCACAGCTCAGCGAGGCGCCCCGTCAAGCGCTACAGGAAGCATTGCCGCAGACCGTTACTATTGGTAATCCGCTCGATCTGCGTGATGATGCGACAGCCGCTCGCTATCAGGCAGCGATTTCGGTCCTACTGGACAGTGACGACGTCGATGCGCTCTTGATCATTCACGCGCCCAGCGCTGCCGCACCTGGCACCGATAGCGCTGCGCAATTGATTACGCTCTTCCAACAGCATCCGCGTGGGAAAAGAATTACGCTGCTGACCAACTGGTGCGGCGAATTCTCCTCGCAGGAAGCGCGGCGCTTGTTTAACGACGCCGGCATTCCGACCTATCGCACGCCAGAAGGCGCGGTAACGGCATTTATGCATATCGTCGAATACCGACGTAATCAGAAACAGTTAAAGGAAACCCCAGCGCTGCCGCTGGATTTAGGCATCAACGCCAGTCAGGCACATGCGCTAATTCATCAGGCACTGTCAGATGGCGTCACCCAGCTCGATACGCATGAAGTTCAGCCAATTCTGCAAGCCTATGGTTTAAATACCTTACCCACCTGGATTGCTGGCGACAGTGCAGAAGCCGTCCATATTGCCGAGCAGATTGGCTACCCGGTCGCGATTAAGCTGAGATCGCCAGATATTCCGCATAAATCGGAAGTACAGGGCGTTATGCTATACCTGCGAACCGCCAGAGAAGTCCAGCAGGCGGCAGATGCCATTCTTGACCGGGTGAAACATACCTATCCGCAGGCGCGTATTTACGGCCTGTTGGTGCAGAGCATGGCAAATCGTGCCGGGGCGCAGGAGCTCAGGATTGCCGTCGAACAAGATCCCGTTTTCGGCCCGCTGATTATGTTGGGTGAAGGCGGCGTTGAGTGGCAAGAAAAACAGGCCGCCGTCGCCCTGCCTCCGCTGAATATGACGCTGGCTCGCTATCTGGTGCTGCAAGCTGTGAAAGGCGGTAAGATTCGTGAATACAGCGCGTTGCGCCCGCTGGATATTCCCGCGCTCAGCCGTTTGCTGGTGCAGGTTTCCAACCTGATTCTCGACTGCCCTGAAATTTCCCGGCTAGATATTCATCCCCTGCTGGCGTCCGGGGATGCGTTTACGCTGCTGGATGTCACGCTGCATCTGACGCCGTTCAGTGGCGATCCCCAGTCAAGGCTGGCAATCCGCCCCTACCCACATGAATTGGAAGAAACGGTCATCCTCAAAAATGGTGAGCATTGCCTGTTCAGACCGATTTTGCCGGAAGACGAACCGCTGCTCAGCTCGTTCATCGCAAGGGTGACGAAAGAAGACCTGTATTACCGTTATTTCAGCGAAATTAATGAATTTACTCACGAAGACTTAGCCAATATGACGCAAATTGACTACGATCGTGAGATGGCATTCGTTGCCGTACGCCAGCTCGGTGGGGAAACAGAGATTATTGGCGTGACGCGCGCGATTTCCGATCCAGATAATACGGATGCGGAATTTGCCGTGCTAGTGCGATCCGATCTAAAAGGACTGGGCCTTGGCAGACGGTTGTTGGAAAAGCTGATTGATTACGCACGGGCGCACGGTCTCTCCCGCTTGACTGGCATCACCATGCCGCATAATCAAGGCATGATCCAGCTGTCCAAAAAGCTCGGTTTTCACATCGACGTACAATTAGAAGAGGGTATTGTGACGCTGGAATTGCCGCTGAAAGACTGA
- the trxC gene encoding thioredoxin TrxC has product MNTVCGSCQTTNRLPEARVDDHAKCGRCGETLFSGEIINATEATLDKLLQDDLPVVIDFWAPWCGPCVNFAPVFESVAQERSGKVRFIKVNTEAEPALSTRFRIRSIPTLMIFKQGQMVDILNGALPKAPFESWLDESL; this is encoded by the coding sequence ATGAATACGGTATGTGGATCTTGCCAAACAACCAATCGCTTGCCAGAAGCGCGTGTTGATGACCACGCCAAGTGTGGCCGTTGCGGAGAAACCTTATTCAGCGGCGAAATTATCAATGCTACAGAAGCAACGCTGGATAAGTTGCTACAGGACGATCTGCCGGTTGTCATCGATTTCTGGGCACCCTGGTGTGGCCCCTGCGTCAACTTCGCCCCTGTATTTGAAAGCGTCGCACAGGAGCGCAGCGGGAAAGTTCGCTTTATTAAGGTCAATACCGAAGCCGAACCGGCACTCAGCACGCGTTTCCGTATTCGTAGCATTCCAACCCTCATGATCTTCAAACAGGGGCAAATGGTCGATATCCTCAACGGCGCGCTGCCAAAAGCACCGTTTGAGAGCTGGCTGGACGAGTCGCTGTAA
- the pssA gene encoding CDP-diacylglycerol--serine O-phosphatidyltransferase — protein MLSNFKRNKYQQHLAQLPRIPQNADDVQTLHSPELFRTTLINAILSAKKRVYIVALYLERDDGGMGILSAIYEAKRQCPELDVRVLVDWHRAQRGRIGAAAENTNADWYCDMAKKHPDTHFPIYGIPVNTREALGVLHLKGFIIDDTVIYSGASLNDVYLHQHQKYRYDRYQLIHNPVLADTMVQYIQTMLSAPAVQRLDHTDRPKSLEIKNDIKQFRQTLRTASYQAPEHSADANELTVTPLVGLGKQSPLNKTIHHLMYCADEHLVICTPYFNLPALLVRNIIRLLRDGKKVEIIIGDKTANDFYIPEDQPFKIIGALPYLYEINLRRFLSRLERYIENQQLVVRLWKDGDNSFHLKGMWVDDKWQLLTGNNLNPRAWRLDLENAILIHDPQQVLLQQRLDELDKIRTHTHIVKSYMELESITQYPVKVRKLIRRLRRIRIDRLISRIL, from the coding sequence ATGCTGTCAAATTTTAAACGCAATAAATACCAACAGCACCTTGCACAACTGCCCAGAATCCCTCAGAACGCAGATGATGTTCAGACGTTGCATTCGCCTGAGCTTTTCCGCACGACGCTGATTAACGCCATTTTGAGCGCTAAAAAGCGCGTCTATATCGTGGCGTTGTATCTTGAACGTGACGATGGCGGCATGGGGATTCTATCTGCAATTTATGAAGCCAAACGGCAGTGTCCGGAGCTGGATGTCCGTGTTTTGGTAGACTGGCATCGTGCTCAGCGTGGCAGGATCGGCGCAGCGGCAGAAAATACCAATGCCGATTGGTATTGCGACATGGCGAAAAAACATCCAGACACGCATTTCCCTATCTATGGTATTCCAGTCAACACGCGCGAAGCATTGGGCGTGCTGCACCTGAAAGGGTTCATTATCGATGACACGGTCATCTATAGCGGAGCCAGCCTGAATGATGTTTATCTGCATCAGCATCAGAAGTACCGCTATGATCGCTATCAGTTGATCCATAATCCGGTATTGGCTGATACGATGGTGCAATACATCCAGACAATGCTGTCGGCACCGGCAGTGCAGCGGTTGGATCATACCGATCGCCCGAAGAGTCTGGAAATCAAGAACGATATCAAGCAGTTTCGCCAAACGTTGCGTACCGCCAGCTATCAGGCACCGGAGCACAGCGCGGATGCGAACGAATTAACCGTCACGCCATTGGTCGGATTAGGAAAGCAAAGCCCGCTGAACAAGACCATACATCACCTGATGTATTGCGCCGATGAGCATCTGGTCATCTGTACCCCGTATTTCAACCTGCCAGCGCTGCTGGTCAGAAATATCATCCGATTATTGCGGGATGGCAAGAAAGTAGAAATTATTATTGGCGATAAGACCGCCAATGACTTCTATATCCCAGAAGACCAGCCTTTCAAAATCATTGGCGCATTACCCTATCTCTATGAGATCAACCTGCGCCGCTTCTTGAGTCGTCTGGAACGCTACATTGAGAACCAACAGCTTGTTGTGCGCCTATGGAAAGACGGCGACAACAGTTTCCACTTGAAAGGCATGTGGGTGGATGACAAATGGCAACTGCTGACGGGGAATAACCTTAACCCGCGCGCGTGGCGCCTGGATTTGGAAAACGCCATCCTGATTCACGATCCTCAGCAGGTGTTATTACAGCAACGTCTGGACGAGCTAGATAAAATCAGAACGCATACCCACATCGTAAAAAGCTATATGGAACTGGAAAGCATCACGCAATATCCGGTGAAAGTCCGTAAGCTAATACGACGCCTGCGCCGTATTCGTATCGATCGGCTCATCAGTCGCATTCTCTAA